In Entelurus aequoreus isolate RoL-2023_Sb linkage group LG02, RoL_Eaeq_v1.1, whole genome shotgun sequence, one genomic interval encodes:
- the LOC133664704 gene encoding uncharacterized protein LOC133664704, producing MNRDIAVVPSGWYDDRMIFWPSYKNTDRIERAALNEEQHEPNWPRFDVSVVRTCDNYKDALKIMQQYGKGCDTSDLQSEAENEELSEKRNRKPVHRLGDSDDSEEDPGNSDLTSQGLASQLHRQTPPSRRVPARVMSTCQLDSSTGDNFIAPHHGEGRIHMPSPAPALNMQRVTQGTAVPPRLPPPPSPAALNMWQTEEPGSSLAYRPTWRGGRMADNISCSAPEVIHILSLLETIKHNQDQLIAKVL from the exons atgaacagggacattgcggttgtcccaagtggatggtatgatgataggatgattttctggcccagctataaaaacaccgacagaattgaaagggcagctttaaatgaggagcagcatgagccaaactggccaagatttgacgtttctgttgtccgaacttgtg acaactacaaagacgcattaaaaataatgcaacaatatggaaagggctgcgacacctcagacctgcaatctgaggcagagaacgaggagctgtcagaaaaaaggaacaggaagccagt ccatcgtctcggggactcagatgatagcgaagaagacccgggaaatagtgacctcacatctcaggggttggcaagccaattgcacaggcaga ctccaccgtctcgccgagtgccagcaagagtcatgagtacttgtcaactcgactcctcaactggagataactttataG cacctcaccatggggaaggacgcattcatatgccttcaccagcacctgcattaaacatgcagagagttacacaag gaacggcagtccctcctcgactccctccacccccctcaccagcagccctcaacatgtggcagacagaggagcctggatccagcctggcctacaggccaacatggcgagggggaagaatggccgacaacatttcctgctctg cgcctgaggtaatccacatccttagcctgctggaaactattaagcacaaccaagacc